A single window of Ischnura elegans chromosome 8, ioIscEleg1.1, whole genome shotgun sequence DNA harbors:
- the LOC124164193 gene encoding 15-hydroxyprostaglandin dehydrogenase [NAD(+)]-like gives MMQPLKQFSPRLLQYSRNLLQGCIKHPQLTRYKSSHSVIPKNQLNFFKRSLSYASPRAITLPTKRDGLSSRAYTTTTEQLMDPKCKVAIVTGGATGTGYSITKKLLCCGVKVLIVDIDGQAGQKAAHILGEQFGQGSVLFYHGDVSCEGHIHAFFRKCFDHFGGVNILINHASVMDACNWVGECDINLGAVAKCMEISFNHLSCDVGVPGGFILNMSSTFALKPFPVHPTYCATRRGVHGLHESYLDPFYYRLRNIRIALLCAGPSNTCKIEKGRSHLPTRELQEEYDRVMVYECKQNPDAVGAAVANMVCHAPHGSMWVVEDGELFMIQYPCYKNCRIESSVRQLLD, from the exons ATGATGCAGCCTCTGAAGCAATTTAGTCCGAGATTACTGCAATATAGCAGGAATCTTCTGCAAGGTTGCATTAAACATCCTCAGTTGACTAGATACAAATCATCTCACTCAGttataccaaaaaatcaactgaACTTCTTTAAAAGAAGTCTTAGTTATGCTTCTCCTAGAG CAATAACACTTCCCACAAAAAGGGATGGCTTGTCATCAAGAGCATATACTACGACCACTGAACAATTAATGGACCCAAAATGTAAAGTTGCCATTGTCACTGGAGGAGCAACTGGAACTGGCTACAGTATAACTAAGAAGCTTCTATGCTGTGGTGTAAAG GTTTTAATAGTGGATATTGATGGACAAGCTGGACAAAAAGCCGCTCACATCCTAGGTGAACAATTTGGACAAGGGAGTGTACTGTTTTACCATGGTGATGTGTCATGTGAAGGTCACATTCATG CTTTCTTCAGAAAATGTTTTGATCACTTCGGTGGAGTGAACATCCTCATCAACCATGCCAGTGTCATGGATGCTTGCAACTGGGTCGGGGAATGTGATATAAATTTG ggtgCTGTGGCTAAATGCATGGAAATATCGTTCAATCATTTATCCTGTGACGTAGGAGTTCCAGGTGGCTTCATACTAAATATGAGTTCAACATTTGCTCTCAAACCATTTCCAGTGCATCCAACCTACTGTGCAACAAGACGAGGAGTACATGGTTTGCATGAAAGTTATTTG GACCCATTCTACTACAGACTAAGAAACATAAGAATTGCTCTCCTGTGTGCTGGCCCATCAAACACCTGCAAAATAGAAAAAGGTAGAAGCCATTTGCCGACCAGAGAATTACAGGAAGAGTATGACCGAGTGATGGTGTATGAATGCAAACAAAA TCCTGATGCAGTTGGAGCAGCTGTCGCAAATATGGTGTGTCATGCTCCACATGGCTCAATGTGGGTAGTTGAGGATGGGGAACTTTTTATGATTCAATATCCATGCTACAAGAATTGCCGCATTGAATCCTCCGTGCGCCAACTACTGGACTAA